Proteins encoded together in one Pontiella desulfatans window:
- a CDS encoding DUF1295 domain-containing protein, which yields MEILTHFSPMLLNGLIGSFLFFTLLWTVQVIRKDAGVVDIGWTAGVGAMAIYAAIIGEGWLPRRILIGGMGGIWSLRLVVYILKDRILCEKEDSRYQRLRAYWGDKANSWFFIFFTSQSLLVVLFALPFLPGANKAQESLSIFDVLAVATWLLAMGGEWLADYQLARFRNNPANAGKVCRDGLWNHSRHPNYFFEWLHWFAYAFVAIGATGFWLAPVGIVAMYVFLVKLTGIPHVERESLAKRGEAYRQYQESTPIFIPWPK from the coding sequence ATGGAGATTCTAACGCATTTTTCCCCCATGCTTTTGAATGGCCTGATCGGTTCCTTTTTATTTTTCACCCTGCTGTGGACTGTTCAAGTGATACGCAAGGATGCCGGAGTGGTCGATATTGGCTGGACGGCCGGGGTCGGCGCCATGGCCATCTATGCGGCCATCATCGGCGAAGGCTGGCTGCCCCGCCGGATCCTGATCGGTGGCATGGGCGGAATATGGTCTCTGCGGCTGGTGGTCTATATCCTGAAAGATCGAATACTCTGCGAGAAAGAGGACTCGCGCTACCAACGCCTGCGCGCCTACTGGGGCGACAAGGCCAACAGCTGGTTCTTCATTTTCTTCACCTCGCAATCCCTGCTGGTCGTCCTGTTCGCCCTGCCCTTCCTACCGGGAGCCAACAAGGCGCAGGAATCGCTTTCCATCTTCGATGTTTTGGCAGTGGCCACCTGGCTGCTGGCCATGGGCGGCGAATGGCTGGCCGACTACCAGCTCGCCCGCTTCCGCAACAACCCCGCCAACGCCGGCAAGGTGTGCCGCGACGGCCTGTGGAACCATTCGCGCCACCCCAACTATTTCTTCGAATGGCTACACTGGTTCGCCTATGCCTTCGTCGCGATTGGCGCAACCGGCTTCTGGCTGGCGCCGGTCGGCATCGTGGCCATGTATGTCTTCCTCGTTAAACTGACCGGCATACCCCACGTCGAGCGCGAATCGCTCGCCAAGCGAGGCGAGGCCTACCGGCAGTACCAGGAATCCACCCCCATCTTCATCCCCTGGCCAAAATAG
- a CDS encoding acyl-CoA desaturase — MKIVDFRMNSFDAADSGRNTGVVDGNILGSKSSILNSFSLPLLFMHISCAGVFFVPGGWPAFGIFALMYVLHVFALTAGYHRYFSHKSFKTSRAFQFILALLGTTAAQRDPLWWASHHRLHHQNSDTEEDVHSPRHHGFWWAHIGWVMKRELAQTDMSRVKDFAKYPELVWLNKHPYAPAFILAWLLLGIGSLIHWLKPALGITGWQFVFYGFFLSTVAVYHVTFCINSVAHMVGKRRYDVEDESRNNWLLGLLAMGEGWHNNHHRYSVCTRQGFRWWEIDLSYLLLRVLQWFHIVWDIREPPKSILVEQRT; from the coding sequence ATGAAGATTGTAGATTTCAGAATGAATAGCTTTGATGCCGCTGATTCGGGGAGAAATACGGGTGTGGTTGATGGGAATATTCTTGGTTCTAAATCGTCCATTCTTAATTCATTCAGCCTTCCCCTGCTATTCATGCACATCAGCTGCGCTGGAGTCTTTTTTGTTCCCGGCGGATGGCCGGCTTTCGGCATCTTTGCCCTCATGTATGTGTTGCATGTGTTTGCCCTCACGGCCGGCTATCATCGTTATTTTTCGCACAAGAGCTTCAAGACCAGTCGGGCCTTCCAGTTTATACTGGCCCTGCTGGGAACCACTGCTGCACAGCGCGATCCCTTATGGTGGGCGAGCCACCACCGATTGCACCACCAGAATTCCGACACCGAGGAGGACGTGCACTCGCCGCGCCACCACGGTTTCTGGTGGGCGCATATCGGGTGGGTCATGAAACGCGAACTGGCACAAACGGATATGAGCCGCGTAAAGGATTTCGCCAAATACCCTGAGCTGGTTTGGCTCAACAAACACCCGTACGCGCCCGCCTTTATTCTGGCTTGGCTGTTGCTCGGTATCGGCTCATTGATCCACTGGCTCAAACCGGCCTTGGGCATCACGGGATGGCAGTTTGTTTTCTACGGTTTTTTCCTCAGCACCGTGGCGGTCTACCACGTCACCTTCTGCATCAACTCGGTCGCCCACATGGTTGGCAAGCGGCGCTATGACGTGGAAGACGAAAGCCGCAACAACTGGCTACTCGGCCTGCTGGCCATGGGCGAGGGCTGGCACAACAACCACCATCGCTATTCCGTCTGCACGCGCCAGGGATTCCGCTGGTGGGAGATTGACCTTAGCTATTTGTTGCTTCGTGTTCTCCAGTGGTTCCATATCGTTTGGGACATCCGCGAACCACCCAAAAGCATATTGGTCGAACAGAGGACCTGA
- a CDS encoding sigma-70 family RNA polymerase sigma factor, with protein MNDKELTNPETWLEEHGDYLFQFAFVRLRNRAAAEDAVQETFLAGIKALDRYDGKTPVRYWLRGILRHKVVDYIRTASREIAVDDSEGQEILDSLKFKAFGIPTQHPPPWKFDPKHAYEQKEFWEVFYGCMSKLKEKTGMAFTLRELEGLSTEEICKELNLKPNNLWVVLHRARTQLKSCLEANWTTP; from the coding sequence ATGAACGATAAAGAATTAACCAATCCGGAAACCTGGCTGGAAGAGCATGGCGACTATCTTTTCCAGTTCGCCTTCGTGCGCCTGCGCAACCGCGCCGCCGCCGAGGACGCGGTGCAGGAAACCTTCCTGGCCGGCATCAAGGCCCTTGACCGCTACGATGGCAAAACCCCTGTTCGCTATTGGCTGAGGGGCATCCTTCGGCACAAGGTGGTCGACTACATCCGCACGGCCTCGCGCGAGATCGCGGTGGATGATTCAGAAGGGCAGGAAATTCTCGACAGCCTGAAGTTCAAGGCCTTCGGCATCCCAACCCAGCACCCGCCCCCGTGGAAATTCGATCCCAAGCATGCCTATGAGCAGAAGGAATTCTGGGAGGTCTTCTACGGCTGCATGTCGAAATTGAAGGAAAAAACCGGAATGGCTTTCACTCTCCGCGAGCTGGAAGGCCTGTCCACGGAAGAAATATGTAAGGAACTCAACCTCAAGCCGAACAATCTGTGGGTCGTGCTCCATCGAGCCCGCACGCAATTGAAATCGTGCCTGGAGGCCAACTGGACTACGCCCTGA
- a CDS encoding fasciclin domain-containing protein, protein MKKYRKMLVAMAAFVATTVGAVASPVYYTIFHALEEDTMEVFTYGGQGMLKLSTDGGDSYRQISSFRFDRHGRAVAKVYALNHAPKDAMVKLVASFNRGENGQPVDTLVETTAGEFLDSLMPYKRWSWLTYAPVYVSYETLPSIVDIAVNDGRFTNLVAAVVQEGLADTLANDGPFTVFAPTDDAFEALGLTGSDLLAVESLKEVLLYHVLPAALDGDAVAAETHLETLLGKDVEVTLDGSRLFINSSEVILANIKASNGIIHVIDAVLLQPTLPSIVDIAVADGRFTNLVAAVVQEGLADTLAHSGPFTVFAPTDDAFDALGATGDDLLAIPDLANILLYHVVDGRLKAEDVVLMERITTKIGKDLKVNVTAEGVFINDSKVIIQNIKAENGIIHVIDMVLIPEAMPNVFEIADGAGAFKTLVAALEATGLDDVLKGDGPYTVFAPSDEAFEKLPSWLLNFLVKNPEYLQQVLLYHVVPGDLDASEVLEQGFLRTAQGRSVKATLKKDEVFINRSKVIEANIEASNGTIHVIDSVLIPWFSH, encoded by the coding sequence ATGAAAAAGTATCGTAAGATGCTCGTAGCAATGGCGGCGTTTGTTGCCACAACGGTCGGAGCGGTTGCCTCACCGGTGTATTACACGATCTTCCACGCGTTGGAAGAGGACACCATGGAAGTGTTCACCTATGGCGGACAAGGCATGTTGAAATTATCCACCGATGGCGGAGACTCCTACAGGCAGATCTCCAGCTTCCGCTTCGACCGGCACGGGCGTGCTGTTGCGAAAGTCTACGCACTGAACCATGCGCCGAAAGATGCCATGGTCAAGCTGGTGGCATCATTTAACAGAGGAGAGAACGGACAACCCGTTGACACCCTTGTCGAAACCACTGCGGGTGAATTTCTCGATTCGCTGATGCCTTACAAACGTTGGTCTTGGCTGACCTATGCCCCAGTATACGTTTCCTATGAAACATTGCCGAGCATTGTCGACATTGCCGTGAATGATGGGCGGTTCACCAATCTGGTCGCTGCCGTGGTGCAAGAGGGGTTGGCGGATACACTGGCAAATGACGGACCTTTCACCGTTTTCGCCCCGACCGACGATGCGTTCGAAGCACTGGGCCTTACGGGATCCGACCTGCTGGCGGTTGAAAGCCTGAAGGAAGTCCTACTCTATCATGTTCTGCCGGCCGCATTGGATGGCGACGCAGTTGCAGCCGAAACGCATCTGGAAACCCTGCTGGGCAAAGATGTGGAGGTCACGCTCGACGGTAGCCGGCTCTTCATCAATTCCTCAGAGGTGATTCTTGCCAACATCAAGGCATCGAATGGTATCATCCATGTGATTGACGCGGTTCTGCTCCAGCCCACGCTTCCCTCCATCGTGGATATTGCCGTGGCCGACGGTCGTTTCACCAACCTGGTGGCCGCAGTCGTGCAGGAAGGCTTGGCGGATACGTTGGCCCATTCTGGCCCGTTCACCGTGTTCGCGCCAACCGATGACGCATTCGATGCATTGGGAGCCACGGGGGATGACCTGCTTGCGATCCCTGATCTAGCCAACATCCTTCTCTACCATGTGGTTGATGGACGTTTGAAAGCGGAAGATGTAGTGCTGATGGAACGCATCACCACGAAAATCGGCAAAGATCTGAAGGTCAATGTTACTGCGGAAGGCGTGTTTATTAACGACTCGAAGGTGATCATTCAAAACATCAAGGCAGAGAACGGCATAATCCATGTGATTGATATGGTGCTGATTCCGGAAGCCATGCCGAATGTTTTTGAAATCGCAGACGGTGCAGGCGCGTTTAAAACACTGGTTGCCGCACTCGAGGCCACAGGGCTGGACGACGTTCTCAAAGGCGACGGGCCCTACACGGTGTTTGCCCCGTCCGACGAAGCTTTCGAAAAGCTTCCCAGCTGGCTGTTGAACTTCCTCGTTAAGAATCCGGAATACCTCCAGCAAGTGTTGCTCTACCACGTGGTACCCGGCGATCTGGACGCCTCGGAAGTTCTCGAACAGGGCTTCCTCAGAACCGCCCAAGGACGCAGCGTGAAGGCAACATTGAAGAAAGATGAGGTATTCATCAACCGTTCCAAGGTCATTGAGGCCAACATTGAGGCCAGCAACGGTACAATCCATGTGATCGACAGCGTGTTGATTCCCTGGTTCAGCCACTAA
- a CDS encoding SRPBCC family protein codes for MYKLLRETVVETTMEKAWDFIRNPANLNLITPDDMRFEIRSALPETMHEGMLVEYRVKIPGMGMQPWLSELKHIVEGRSFVDEQKIGPYKLWYHLHRLEPCDGGVNFIDQITYEVPFGLAGKIAHALFIRKTLERIFDYREKQFLSVFQ; via the coding sequence ATGTACAAGCTGCTTAGGGAAACGGTCGTTGAAACAACGATGGAGAAAGCCTGGGATTTCATACGGAATCCGGCCAACCTAAACCTCATCACCCCGGACGACATGCGGTTCGAGATACGCTCCGCCCTGCCTGAAACCATGCATGAAGGTATGCTGGTGGAATACCGCGTCAAGATTCCGGGCATGGGAATGCAACCGTGGCTGAGCGAACTGAAGCACATTGTTGAAGGCCGTTCGTTCGTAGATGAACAGAAGATCGGACCCTACAAGCTTTGGTATCATCTCCACCGGCTCGAACCCTGCGACGGGGGAGTGAACTTTATCGATCAAATCACCTACGAGGTGCCCTTTGGACTGGCAGGCAAGATTGCCCATGCGTTGTTCATCCGAAAAACCCTCGAACGGATTTTTGATTACCGCGAAAAGCAGTTCCTGTCGGTTTTTCAGTAG